Proteins encoded by one window of Arabidopsis thaliana chromosome 2, partial sequence:
- a CDS encoding RNA-dependent RNA polymerase family protein, producing MMTTTMDYNSSDQGFSWSEIALLGSVETMLEKVYGKHNHHPPIKVETRRRLSSISEELALETLRKVLNMPNVKTLDGIIIYFLNDAVTVDGSPRLWSGESPVQFPRTPGKKSCRASQEVSLDREDPSPKFLRGDENGESKHISLLLALGELEFKKAFLLLTYLGGKSLGEVISGDEIRQWKDLPMVAYERAVWFKLGQNEERMQLESDSGKTHYYQCHVAPDGSYRLKGYFLENTGTHLHKVLGDDNVLTVRFDQLPKESTYCDNPYSKYKEIAKNGIMVGLRRYQFFVFKDGGKAEKKKRNSTKQVKCYFIRTGSTASSDMENPYILSGMSIHEARMHFMHVHTLPSPANYMARFSLILSKTKKLEVDMTEITVMQIDDIHCHDQSNNDVLDKNGKPRIHSDGTGYISEDLARMCPLNIFKGKSMRSNNIQGTCVQEPPLLIQIRMFNDGSAVKGIFLLNKNLPPQTVQVRPSMIKVYKDKNLSNFSTFNSLEVVTTSNPPKRAKLSKNLVALLSYGGVPNDFFLDILLNTLEKKKTIFFKVRAAGKAALHYGNMDDKNALQMIMAGIPLDEPYLKHYLSKLLKLEKDDLKAGKLPIDESYYLMGTVDPTGELKEDEVSGLAKSQDVLVYRNPGLHFGDIHILKATYVKSLEQYVGNSKYGVFFPQKGPRSLGDEIAGGDFDGDMYFISRNPKLLEHYKPSEPWVSSSPRSKIYTGRQPSELSPEQLEEELFKIFLKTGFSPSSVIGQAADSWLAIMDRFLTLGDENVKEKAEMKKKMLKLTDIYYDAIDAPKTGTEVNLPLDVKVDLFPHYMERNKTFKSTSILGLIFDTVDFHNAEDTTPSGISKLQCFEDEPVSEFDMEKCKLWHKDYRKEMCQAMNSDDDDSCNEVIQKYKQEFYSAAGFKESKKILEELYPKALALYNVT from the exons ATGATGACCACCACTATGGATTATAACAGCAGCGATCAAGGTTTTTCGTGGTCAGAAATTGCTCTTCTGGGTAGTGTTGAAACAATGTTGGAGAAAGTCTACGGGAAACACAATCATCATCCTCCGATAAAAGTGGAGACAAGACGGAGACTTTCTTCGATTTCTGAGGAATTGGCTTTGGAAACACTCAGGAAAGTTCTCAATATGCCGAATGTGAAGACCCTCGATGggataatcatatattttcttaacgATGCGGTCACCGTTGATGGCTCTCCTCGCCTGTGGTCTGGCGAGTCTCCAGTACAGTTTCCTAGAACTCCCGGGAAAAAAAGTTGCAGGGCTTCTCAAG AGGTGTCTCTTGATCGTGAAGATCCGTCTCCTAAGTTCTTGAGAGGAGATGAAAATGGAGAATCTAAGCACATTTCTCTTCTATTAGCTTTGGGTGAACTTGAATTCAAGAAGGCGTTTTTGTTGCTTACCTATCTTGGAGG GAAATCTCTGGGTGAGGTTATATCTGGTGATGAGATCAGACAATGGAAGGATTTGCCAATGGTTGCATATGAAAGAGCAGTGTGGTTCAAGTTGGGCCAAAACGAGGAAAGAATG CAGCTTGAATCGGATAGCGGGAAGACTCATTACTATCAATGTCATGTTGCTCCCGATGGTAGCTACAGATTAAAG GGTTATTTTCTGGAGAACACTGGAACACACCTGCACAAGGTTTTGGGTGATGATAATGTTTTAACCGTTAGATTCGATCAATTACCAAAGGAGTCAACATACTGTGACAACCCTTACTCTAAATACAAAGAGATTGCTAAGAATGGTATCATGGTTGGTTTACGTCGTTATCAATTTTTTG TCTTCAAAGATGGAGGGAaagcagagaaaaagaagagaaattctACAAAGCAAGTGAAATGCTACTTCATACGCACGGGTTCTACAGCATCCAGTGATATGGAGAATCCTTATATCCTTTCCGGGATGTCAATTCATGAAGCTCGTATGCATTTTATGCATGTGCATACATTGCCTTCTCCCGCCAACTATATGGCAAG GTTTTCTTTAATTCtgtcaaagacaaaaaagcTTGAAGTTGACATGACTGAGATTACCGTCATGCAAATCGATGATATACACTGCCAT GATCAAAGTAATAATGATGTTCTTGATAAGAATGGGAAACCTCGTATACACTCAGATGGAACTGGATACATCTCTGAGGACCTTGCTCGGATGTGtccattaaatatttttaaagggAAATCTATGAGAAGTAACAATATTCAG GGAACCTGTGTCCAAGAGCCG CCTCTGCTGATCCAAATTCGGATGTTTAATGATGGCTCTGCTGTTAAGGGAATTTTCCTATTAAACAAGAAC CTTCCTCCACAGACCGTCCAGGTTCGACCTTCTATGATCAAGGTgtataaagataaaaatttgtcaaattttagCACGTTTAACTCCCTGGAGGTAGTCACTACAAG TAATCCACCAAAAAGAGCGAAGCTATCGAAGAATTTAGTCGCGCTGCTGAGCTATGGAGGAGTGCcaaatgatttctttttggatATATTGCTCAACACgttggaaaagaagaaaaccatatTCTTCAAAGTACGTGCAGCGGGTAAAG CTGCACTTCATTATGGGAATATGGACGATAAGAACGCTTTACAAATGATCATGGCTGGTATCCCCCTTGATGAGCCATATTTGAAGCATTATCTGTCTAAACTCTTAAAGTTAGAGAAAGATGATCTCAAAGCAGGAAAACTTCCTATTGACGAATCATACTATCTCATGGGGACAGTGGATCCCACCGGAGAGCTAAAGGAAGATGAAGTCT CGGGTCTGGCCAAATCTCAGGATGTGCTAGTTTACAGGAATCCTGGACTACATTTTGGAGACATACATATTCTAAAGGCTACATATGTTAAATCCTTGGAACAGTATGTTGGAAATTCCAAGTATGGTGTGTTCTTCCCTCAAAAAGGTCCAAGATCTTTGGGAGACGAAATTGCAGGTGGTGACTTTGATGGCGATATGTATTTCATATCCAGAAATCCCAAG CTACTTGAGCACTACAAGCCAAGTGAACCGTGGGTGAGTTCTTCTCCACGTAGTAAAATTTACACTGGTAGACAACCAAGTGAACTTTCACCCGAACAGTTGGAAGAAGAGcttttcaaaatcttcttaaAGACAGGATTTAGTCCCAG CTCAGTTATAGGACAGGCTGCAGATAGCTGGCTAGCAATAATGGACCGGTTCCTCACCTTAGGAGATGAGAATGTTAAGGAAAAAgctgaaatgaagaagaaaatgctAAAGTTGACTGATATATACTATGATGCTATTGATGCACCAAAAACGGGGACTGAGGTCAATCTCCCGTTAGACGTAAAGGTCGATCTTTTTCCACATTATATGGAGAGGAATAAAACATTCAAGTCCACTTCTATTCTTGGATTAATCTTTGACACTGTGGATTTTCATAATGCAGAGGACACCACACCATCTG GAATCAGTAAACTTCAGTGTTTTGAAGATGAGCCGGTCTCTGAGTTTGACATGGAGAAATGTAAACTCTGGCACAAGGATTACAGAAAGGAGATGTGTCAAGCGATGAactcagatgatgatgattcctGTAATGAAGTTATCCAGAAATACAAGCAG GAGTTCTACAGTGCTGCAGGGTttaaagaaagcaagaaaattCTAGAAGAACTCTACCCAAAGGCCCTTGCACTTTACAACGTCACTTAG
- a CDS encoding RNA-dependent RNA polymerase family protein, which yields MINFRSMNQASSRIRIALSGRIETALENIYRKHNLTPINDETRQRLSSIPENLGFELVRKVFSLQAGLIYNLDSFIVSKVNQAVSFTGYPQPANSLSPSGRHVSRVLQEEMSVDSDAPSPKSLKSEDKGGSLHIPQLVALGELEFKKVFLLLSYIPGQHVGQVITADEIRLWKDLPMVEYEAAVWDRLGRHYCPQKDRRMLQWDSGKTHYYQCNVAPNGSYTFKGPLLEHTGTHLHKVLGDDNVLTVKFADVQKSSSTYSIDHYFTYKGIAKNGIMIGLRRYQFFVFKDGGKEEKKKDLSTKKVKCYFIRTDSTAFYDMQNPYILTGKSIYEARMHFMHVHRAPTLANYMARFSLILSKTKTLEVDMTGITFDQIDDIHCHDQDGKDVLDKNKKPCIHSDGTGYISEDLARMCPLNIFKGKCLRSESIQEACYQDPPLLIQFRMFYDGYAVKGTFLLNKKLCPRTVQVRPSMIKVSKDPSLSNFSTFNALEVVTTSNPPKRTKLSKNLVALLSYGGIPNEFFLDILLNTLEESKSIFYNKRAALNAALNYGEMDDQNAAQMILVGIPLDEPHLKNYLSILLKTEKNDLKAGKLPVTESYYLMGTVDPTGALKEDEVCVILESGQISGEVLVYRNPGLHFGDIHILKATYVKALEEYVGNSKFAVFFPQKGPRSLGDEIAGGDFDGDMYFISRNPELLENFKPSEPWVSLTPPSKSNSGRAPSQLSPEELEEELFEMFLTAGFHASNVIGIAADSWLTIMDRFLILGDDRAEEKAEMKKKMLELIDIYYDALDAPKKGDKVYLPNKLKPDIFPHYMERDKKFQSTSILGLIFDFVKSQTTEEPSPSSEISKLPCFEDEPVSEFHMQKCRLWYDNYRTEMTQAMKTDKDESANEVIQRYKQEFYGAAGFEDSKKSLEELYPQALALYKIVYDYAIHAGVSKCRFVWKVAGPVLCRFYLNKKMQEKCLVCAPSVLKELWG from the exons atgataaattttcGCAGCATGAATCAAGCTTCTTCGAGGATAAGGATCGCTCTTTCGGGTCGGATTGAAACAGCTTTAGAGAATATCTACAGAAAACACAATCTTACTCCGATTAATGATGAGACGAGACAGAGACTGTCTTCGATTCCTGagaatttgggttttgagTTGGTCAGGAAAGTTTTTAGTTTGCAGGCTGGTTTGATATACAACCTCGACAGCTTCATCGTTTCTAAGGTTAACCAAGCCGTTAGTTTTACTGGCTATCCACAGCCGGCGAACTCTCTTAGCCCCTCTGGAAGACACGTGTCCAGGGTTCTTCAAG AAGAGATGTCTGTTGATTCTGATGCTCCTTCTCCTAAGTCTTTGAAAAGTGAAGACAAAGGAGGATCTCTGCACATTCCCCAGCTGGTAGCTTTGGGTGAACTTGAATTTAAGAAGGTGTTTTTGTTACTTAGCTATATTCCAGG GCAACATGTGGGCCAGGTTATAACTGCTGATGAGATTAGACTGTGGAAAGATTTGCCAATGGTTGAATATGAAGCAGCGGTTTGGGACCGCTTGGGCCGGCATTATTGTCCCCAAAAGGACCGAAGAATG TTGCAATGGGATAGCGGGAAGACCCATTACTATCAGTGTAATGTTGCTCCCAATGGTAGCTACACATTCAAG GGCCCTCTTCTTGAACACACTGGAACACACTTGCACAAGGTCTTGGGTGATGATAATGTTTTAACCGTCAAATTCGCGGATGTCCAGAAAAGTTCATCAACATATAGCATTGACCATTACTTTACATACAAAGGGATTGCCAAGAACGGTATCATGATTGGTTTACGTCGTTATCAATTTTTTG TTTTCAAAGATGGAggaaaagaggaaaagaagaaagatctttCTACAAAGAAAGTGAAATGCTACTTTATACGCACGGACTCAACAGCTTTTTATGATATGCAAAATCCCTATATTTTAACCGGAAAGTCAATTTATGAAGCTCGTATGCATTTTATGCACGTGCATCGAGCACCAACTTTGGCGAATTATATGGCAAG GTTTTCCTTAATTCTGTCAAAGACTAAAACGCTTGAAGTTGACATGACTGGGATTACCTTTGATCAAATTGATGATATACACTGCCAT GATCAAGATGGGAAAGATGTTCttgacaagaacaaaaaacctTGCATACATTCAGATGGAACTGGCTACATCTCTGAGGACCTGGCTCGGATGTGTCccctaaatatatttaaaggGAAATGTCTCAGAAGTGAAAGTATTCAG GAAGCATGTTACCAAGACCCG CCTCTTTTGATCCAGTTTCGGATGTTTTATGATGGTTATGCTGTTAAGGGAACTTTTCTCTTAAACAAGAAA CTTTGTCCTCGGACTGTCCAGGTTCGACCTTCGATGATCAAGGTGTCTAAAGATCCATCCTTGTCCAATTTTAGCACCTTTAACGCCTTGGAAGTAGTAACCACAAG TAATCcaccaaaaagaacaaagctatcaaaaaatttggttGCGCTGCTTAGCTATGGAGGAATCCCTAATGAATTCTTTTTGGATATATTGCTCAACACGTTGGAAGAGTCTAAAAGCATATTCTACAACAAACGTGCTGCACTTAATG CTGCTCTTAATTATGGGGAAATGGACGACCAGAACGCCGCACAGATGATATTGGTTGGTATCCCCCTTGATGAACCACACTTGAAGAATTATCTGTCTATACTTTTAAAGACAGAGAAAAATGATCTCAAAGCAGGAAAACTTCCTGTGACCGAATCATACTATCTTATGGGAACAGTGGATCCCACCGGAGCGCTAAAGGAAGATGAAGTCTGTGTAATTCT TGAGTCTGGGCAAATTTCGGGAGAAGTTTTAGTGTATAGAAATCCTGGATTACATTTTGGAGACATACATATTCTTAAGGCCACATATGTCAAGGCCTTGGAAGAGTATGTTGGAAATTCCAAGTTTGCTGTGTTCTTCCCTCAGAAAGGTCCAAGATCCTTGGGGGACGAGATTGCAGGTGGTGACTTTGATGGTGATATGTATTTCATATCAAGAAACCCTGAG CTACTTGAAAACTTCAAACCAAGTGAACCGTGGGTGAGTTTGACTCCTCCCAGTAAAAGTAACTCTGGTAGAGCGCCAAGCCAGCTTTCCCCAGAAGAGTTGGAAGAAGAACTTTTCGAAATGTTCCTGACTGCAGGATTTCATGCCAG CAATGTTATAGGGATAGCTGCAGATAGCTGGTTAACAATAATGGACCGCTTCCTCATACTAGGAGATGACAGGGCTGAGGAAAAAgctgaaatgaagaagaagatgcttgAGCTGATTGATATATACTATGATGCTCTTGATGCACCAAAGAAAGGGGATAAAGTCTACCTCCCAAACAAGCTGAAGCCTGACATCTTTCCACATTACATGGAGCGGGATAAAAAATTCCAGTCCACTTCTATTCTTGGATTAATCTTTGACTTTGTTAAATCACAGACAACAGAGGAACCCTCACCATCATCTG AGATCAGTAAACTCCCGTGTTTCGAAGATGAGCCGGTCTCCGAGTTTCATATGCAGAAATGTAGACTGTGGTATGATAATTACAGAACTGAGATGACACAGGCGATGAAGACTGATAAGGATGAATCAGCCAATGAAGTTATTCAGAGATACAAGCAG GAGTTCTATGGCGCTGCAGGGTTTGAAGACAGCAAGAAAAGTCTGGAAGAACTCTATCCGCAAGCTCTCGCACTCTACAAGATCGTTTACGATTATGCCATTCATGCAGGTGTTTCGAAATGCAGGTTTGTCTGGAAGGTAGCAGGACCGGTACTGTGCAGATTCTAtctaaataagaaaatgcaGGAGAAATGTTTAGTGTGTGCACCATCTGTGCTTAAAGAGCTTTGGGGTTGA
- a CDS encoding RNA-dependent RNA polymerase family protein has product MNQASSRIRIALSGRIETALENIYRKHNLTPINDETRQRLSSIPENLGFELVRKVFSLQAGLIYNLDSFIVSKVNQAVSFTGYPQPANSLSPSGRHVSRVLQEEMSVDSDAPSPKSLKSEDKGGSLHIPQLVALGELEFKKVFLLLSYIPGQHVGQVITADEIRLWKDLPMVEYEAAVWDRLGRHYCPQKDRRMLQWDSGKTHYYQCNVAPNGSYTFKGPLLEHTGTHLHKVLGDDNVLTVKFADVQKSSSTYSIDHYFTYKGIAKNGIMIGLRRYQFFVFKDGGKEEKKKDLSTKKVKCYFIRTDSTAFYDMQNPYILTGKSIYEARMHFMHVHRAPTLANYMARFSLILSKTKTLEVDMTGITFDQIDDIHCHDQDGKDVLDKNKKPCIHSDGTGYISEDLARMCPLNIFKGKCLRSESIQEACYQDPPLLIQFRMFYDGYAVKGTFLLNKKLCPRTVQVRPSMIKVSKDPSLSNFSTFNALEVVTTSNPPKRTKLSKNLVALLSYGGIPNEFFLDILLNTLEESKSIFYNKRAALNAALNYGEMDDQNAAQMILVGIPLDEPHLKNYLSILLKTEKNDLKAGKLPVTESYYLMGTVDPTGALKEDEVCVILESGQISGEVLVYRNPGLHFGDIHILKATYVKALEEYVGNSKFAVFFPQKGPRSLGDEIAGGDFDGDMYFISRNPELLENFKPSEPWVSLTPPSKSNSGRAPSQLSPEELEEELFEMFLTAGFHASNVIGIAADSWLTIMDRFLILGDDRAEEKAEMKKKMLELIDIYYDALDAPKKGDKVYLPNKLKPDIFPHYMERDKKFQSTSILGLIFDFVKSQTTEEPSPSSEISKLPCFEDEPVSEFHMQKCRLWYDNYRTEMTQAMKTDKDESANEVIQRYKQEFYGAAGFEDSKKSLEELYPQALALYKIVYDYAIHAGVSKCRFVWKVAGPVLCRFYLNKKMQEKCLVCAPSVLKELWG; this is encoded by the exons ATGAATCAAGCTTCTTCGAGGATAAGGATCGCTCTTTCGGGTCGGATTGAAACAGCTTTAGAGAATATCTACAGAAAACACAATCTTACTCCGATTAATGATGAGACGAGACAGAGACTGTCTTCGATTCCTGagaatttgggttttgagTTGGTCAGGAAAGTTTTTAGTTTGCAGGCTGGTTTGATATACAACCTCGACAGCTTCATCGTTTCTAAGGTTAACCAAGCCGTTAGTTTTACTGGCTATCCACAGCCGGCGAACTCTCTTAGCCCCTCTGGAAGACACGTGTCCAGGGTTCTTCAAG AAGAGATGTCTGTTGATTCTGATGCTCCTTCTCCTAAGTCTTTGAAAAGTGAAGACAAAGGAGGATCTCTGCACATTCCCCAGCTGGTAGCTTTGGGTGAACTTGAATTTAAGAAGGTGTTTTTGTTACTTAGCTATATTCCAGG GCAACATGTGGGCCAGGTTATAACTGCTGATGAGATTAGACTGTGGAAAGATTTGCCAATGGTTGAATATGAAGCAGCGGTTTGGGACCGCTTGGGCCGGCATTATTGTCCCCAAAAGGACCGAAGAATG TTGCAATGGGATAGCGGGAAGACCCATTACTATCAGTGTAATGTTGCTCCCAATGGTAGCTACACATTCAAG GGCCCTCTTCTTGAACACACTGGAACACACTTGCACAAGGTCTTGGGTGATGATAATGTTTTAACCGTCAAATTCGCGGATGTCCAGAAAAGTTCATCAACATATAGCATTGACCATTACTTTACATACAAAGGGATTGCCAAGAACGGTATCATGATTGGTTTACGTCGTTATCAATTTTTTG TTTTCAAAGATGGAggaaaagaggaaaagaagaaagatctttCTACAAAGAAAGTGAAATGCTACTTTATACGCACGGACTCAACAGCTTTTTATGATATGCAAAATCCCTATATTTTAACCGGAAAGTCAATTTATGAAGCTCGTATGCATTTTATGCACGTGCATCGAGCACCAACTTTGGCGAATTATATGGCAAG GTTTTCCTTAATTCTGTCAAAGACTAAAACGCTTGAAGTTGACATGACTGGGATTACCTTTGATCAAATTGATGATATACACTGCCAT GATCAAGATGGGAAAGATGTTCttgacaagaacaaaaaacctTGCATACATTCAGATGGAACTGGCTACATCTCTGAGGACCTGGCTCGGATGTGTCccctaaatatatttaaaggGAAATGTCTCAGAAGTGAAAGTATTCAG GAAGCATGTTACCAAGACCCG CCTCTTTTGATCCAGTTTCGGATGTTTTATGATGGTTATGCTGTTAAGGGAACTTTTCTCTTAAACAAGAAA CTTTGTCCTCGGACTGTCCAGGTTCGACCTTCGATGATCAAGGTGTCTAAAGATCCATCCTTGTCCAATTTTAGCACCTTTAACGCCTTGGAAGTAGTAACCACAAG TAATCcaccaaaaagaacaaagctatcaaaaaatttggttGCGCTGCTTAGCTATGGAGGAATCCCTAATGAATTCTTTTTGGATATATTGCTCAACACGTTGGAAGAGTCTAAAAGCATATTCTACAACAAACGTGCTGCACTTAATG CTGCTCTTAATTATGGGGAAATGGACGACCAGAACGCCGCACAGATGATATTGGTTGGTATCCCCCTTGATGAACCACACTTGAAGAATTATCTGTCTATACTTTTAAAGACAGAGAAAAATGATCTCAAAGCAGGAAAACTTCCTGTGACCGAATCATACTATCTTATGGGAACAGTGGATCCCACCGGAGCGCTAAAGGAAGATGAAGTCTGTGTAATTCT TGAGTCTGGGCAAATTTCGGGAGAAGTTTTAGTGTATAGAAATCCTGGATTACATTTTGGAGACATACATATTCTTAAGGCCACATATGTCAAGGCCTTGGAAGAGTATGTTGGAAATTCCAAGTTTGCTGTGTTCTTCCCTCAGAAAGGTCCAAGATCCTTGGGGGACGAGATTGCAGGTGGTGACTTTGATGGTGATATGTATTTCATATCAAGAAACCCTGAG CTACTTGAAAACTTCAAACCAAGTGAACCGTGGGTGAGTTTGACTCCTCCCAGTAAAAGTAACTCTGGTAGAGCGCCAAGCCAGCTTTCCCCAGAAGAGTTGGAAGAAGAACTTTTCGAAATGTTCCTGACTGCAGGATTTCATGCCAG CAATGTTATAGGGATAGCTGCAGATAGCTGGTTAACAATAATGGACCGCTTCCTCATACTAGGAGATGACAGGGCTGAGGAAAAAgctgaaatgaagaagaagatgcttgAGCTGATTGATATATACTATGATGCTCTTGATGCACCAAAGAAAGGGGATAAAGTCTACCTCCCAAACAAGCTGAAGCCTGACATCTTTCCACATTACATGGAGCGGGATAAAAAATTCCAGTCCACTTCTATTCTTGGATTAATCTTTGACTTTGTTAAATCACAGACAACAGAGGAACCCTCACCATCATCTG AGATCAGTAAACTCCCGTGTTTCGAAGATGAGCCGGTCTCCGAGTTTCATATGCAGAAATGTAGACTGTGGTATGATAATTACAGAACTGAGATGACACAGGCGATGAAGACTGATAAGGATGAATCAGCCAATGAAGTTATTCAGAGATACAAGCAG GAGTTCTATGGCGCTGCAGGGTTTGAAGACAGCAAGAAAAGTCTGGAAGAACTCTATCCGCAAGCTCTCGCACTCTACAAGATCGTTTACGATTATGCCATTCATGCAGGTGTTTCGAAATGCAGGTTTGTCTGGAAGGTAGCAGGACCGGTACTGTGCAGATTCTAtctaaataagaaaatgcaGGAGAAATGTTTAGTGTGTGCACCATCTGTGCTTAAAGAGCTTTGGGGTTGA